Proteins found in one Candidatus Nitrosopelagicus brevis genomic segment:
- the ilvN gene encoding acetolactate synthase small subunit — MVWAILSIKVENKPGILFKVTHLFRSRNFNIDSISVGVTEDKKYSRMTITTIGDEKQITQIVKQLDKMIDTIEVRRLDVNNSVYRELVMFKIKVSKPEDSMEINKLASAYSAKTHDAKKESIIVEMTATPHQISAFEELAKKFGIKEMARTGITALEREEHEH; from the coding sequence ATGGTTTGGGCAATTTTATCAATCAAAGTGGAAAATAAACCAGGAATCTTGTTTAAGGTTACACATCTTTTTAGATCACGTAACTTTAACATCGATAGTATTTCTGTAGGTGTCACTGAAGACAAAAAATATTCTCGAATGACAATTACTACAATTGGCGATGAGAAGCAAATTACCCAAATTGTCAAACAACTTGACAAAATGATTGACACAATTGAGGTTCGTAGGTTAGATGTTAATAATTCAGTATATAGAGAGTTGGTAATGTTTAAGATTAAAGTAAGCAAACCAGAAGATAGCATGGAAATTAACAAATTAGCTAGTGCATACTCTGCCAAAACTCATGATGCAAAAAAAGAATCAATTATTGTTGAGATGACTGCTACTCCTCACCAAATATCTGCCTTTGAAGAATTAGCAAAGAAATTTGGTATAAAAGAAATGGCACGAACAGGAATTACTGCATTGGAACGTGAAGAACATGAACATTAG